A window of Cucurbita pepo subsp. pepo cultivar mu-cu-16 chromosome LG06, ASM280686v2, whole genome shotgun sequence contains these coding sequences:
- the LOC111797729 gene encoding uncharacterized protein LOC111797729 produces MGIQCTWTLQRVQFRPSVLFRCINTNPRPNSLRSSVFATMSSVSTEKSVDSDQKGSNNDTQKPLLVSNRLEKFKTTIFTRMSNLAIQYGGINLGQGFPNFDGPEFVKEAAIQAIKDGKNQYARGYGVPDLNLAIAERFKKDTGLVVDPEKEVTVTSGCTEAIAATMLGLINPGDEVILFAPFYDSYEATLSMAGAKIKCITLRPPDFSIPINELRSAISKNTRAILMNTPHNPTGKMFTKDELNEIASLCIENDVLVFSDEVYDKLSFEMDHISIASLPGMYERTVTMNSLGKTFSLTGWKIGWAIAPPHLTWGVRQAHAFLTFATSTPMQSAAATALRAPDSYYEELKKDYMAKKAILVEGLNAVGFKVFPSSGTYFIIVDHTPFGLKNDVEFCEYLIKEVGVVAIPTSVFYLNPEDGKNLVRFTFCKDENTLRAAVEKMKEKLVRK; encoded by the exons ATGGGGATCCAATGCACTTGGACACTCCAGCGGGTTCAATTTAGGCCTTCCGTTTTGTTCCGGTGTATTAATACTAATCCAAGACCAAATTCTCTTCGCTCATCTGTTTTCGCCACCATGTCCTCCGTTTCCACTGAGAAGAGCGTCGATTCCGACCAGAAAGGATCGAACAACGACACTCAGAAGCCATTGCTG GTTTCGAATCGGCTTGAAAAGTTCAAAACAACCATATTCACTAGAATGAGTAACTTAGCGATCCAATATGGTGGAATAAACCTCGGCCAAGGGTTCCCGAACTTTGACGGTCCCGAATTTGTAAAGGAAGCAGCAATTCAAGCCATCAAGGACGGTAAAAATCAATACGCTCGTGGATATGGAGTGCCAGATTTGAACTTGGCCATTGCTGAGCGATTCAAGAAAGATACTGGACTTGTGGTCGACCCCGAGAAGGAAGTTACCGTCACCTCCGGGTGCACCGAGGCAATTGCTGCAACCATGCTTGGCTTAATAAATCCCGGAGATGAGGTGATCCTTTTTGCTCCTTTTTATGACTCTTATGAAGCCACTCTATCAATGGCTGGTGCCAAAATCAAATGCATCACGTTACGCCCTCCAGATTTTTCGATCCCTATAAATGAGCTCAGGTCTGCAATCTCGAAGAATACTCGAGCAATCCTTATGAACACGCCCCACAACCCAACGGGAAAAATGTTCACGAAGGATGAATTGAACGAGATTGCTTCTCTCTGCATCGAGAACGATGTGTTAGTTTTCTCTGATGAAGTTTATGACAAGTTATCTTTCGAAATGGACCACATCTCCATAGCCTCTCTTCCAGGAATGTACGAGCGCACCGTTACGATGAATTCATTAGGAAAAACATTCTCCCTCACCGGTTGGAAGATTGGGTGGGCGATCGCTCCACCTCACTTGACATGGGGCGTTCGACAGGCACACGCTTTCCTTACTTTCGCTACCTCCACTCCAATGCAGTCAGCTGCTGCTACAGCTCTCCGAGCACCCGATTCTTACTACGAGGAGCTGAAGAAGGATTACATGGCAAAGAAAGCCATTTTAGTAGAGGGACTGAATGCAGTTGGGTTCAAGGTGTTTCCATCAAGCGGAACCTACTTTATCATCGTCGATCACACCCCTTTCGGGCTGAAGAACGACGTCGAGTTTTGCGAGTATCTGATCAAAGAAGTTGGCGTTGTTGCTATCCCGACGAGCGTGTTCTACCTAAACCCAGAAGATGGGAAGAATCTAGTGAGATTTACATTCTGCAAAGATGAGAACACACTCAGGGCGGCGGtggagaagatgaaggagaagCTAGTTAGGAAGTAA
- the LOC111797732 gene encoding uncharacterized protein LOC111797732, producing the protein MGSQEQVKHLEECSVSNALGTWVFSVAGALLAIPVGIKRKSLAPLVFFGTTGTMLDIIMGISACEREHAERQMKLLEAQNSAAEASVNESESLS; encoded by the exons ATGGGAAGCCAAGAACAAGTGAAGCATCTTGAGGAGTGCTCCGTTTCAAA TGCGCTGGGCACTTGGGTATTCTCAGTAGCAGGAGCGTTGCTAGCAATTCCAGTGGGAATAAAGAGGAAGTCACTGGCACCCCTTGTGTTTTTTGGCACAACTGGTACAATGCTTGATATCATAATGGGAATCAGTGCCTGTGAAAGAGAACATGCTGAGCGTCAAATGAAGCTATTAGAAGCCCAAAACTCTGCAGCCGAAGCTTCTGTTAACGAATCTGAGTCCCTTTCTTGA
- the LOC111797125 gene encoding E3 ubiquitin-protein ligase RZF1-like, which yields MSFTPPPHTTNDRRHARTFHLYWCHQCHRTVTLASAQPSDLTCPRCFGHFVEEVHLPLPELDPSPETRLLEALSLMLDPPVCLFNYRHPVPDHRRPPLNRFDDFDRRSFSDPEGDEWLHWRTRRRSRSLDERDNSGRQPPNPNQSRTVIVLGPPDQFQPIQPIIPRRANPRDYFTGPRLDELIEDLTQNDRPGPAPAGEEAIERIPTVKIAAEHLKNDSQCPVCKEEFEVGGEARELSCKHLYHSECIVPWLRLHNSCPVCRQEIPPLPPENGAAGNSENGVRIGRACTRWWNRLVSWLFRNRYRQISPSSPPNRFNASPSEINSWGGSSYLSSLALLMTMFMLQITWILLH from the exons ATGTCTTTCACCCCACCTCCCCACACAACCAACGACCGCCGCCATGCCAGAACCTTCCACCTCTACTGGTGCCACCAATGCCATCGGACCGTCACCCTCGCCTCCGCACAACCGTCGGACCTCACATGCCCACGCTGTTTCGGCCACTTCGTTGAAGAGGTCCACCTCCCCCTCCCCGAACTCGATCCTTCACCGGAGACTCGTTTACTCGAAGCTCTCTCGCTAATGCTCGACCCACCGGTTTGTCTCTTCAATTACCGACACCCAGTCCCGGACCACCGCCGTCCACCGCTAAATAGGTTCGACGATTTCGACCGGAGATCATTTAGCGATCCGGAAGGAGACGAATGGCTGCACTGGCGAACACGACGGCGCAGTCGAAGCCTGGATGAGAGGGACAATTCCGGCCGACAACCCCCAAATCCGAACCAGTCTCGAACTGTCATAGTTCTCGGTCCCCCCGACCAGTTTCAGCCGATTCAGCCCATAATACCTCGGAGAGCCAATCCAAGAGACTACTTTACCGGGCCGAGACTGGACGAATTAATTGAAGACCTGACGCAGAACGACCGGCCAGGGCCGGCGCCGGCAGGGGAGGAGGCGATCGAGAGGATACCGACGGTGAAGATAGCGGCGGAGCATCTGAAGAACGACTCGCAGTGTCCAGTTTGTAAGGAGGAGTTTGAGGTGGGGGGAGAAGCAAGGGAATTGAGCTGTAAGCATTTATACCATTCGGAGTGCATAGTTCCGTGGCTTCGGCTTCACAACTCTTGCCCAGTTTGTAGGCAAGAGATACCGCCATTGCCGCCGGAGAATGGAGCGGCGGGAAATTCTGAAAATGGAGTACGGATCGGGAGAGCATGTACCAGGTGGTGGAATCGGTTGGTGTCTTGGCTATTTCGGAATAGGTATAGGCAGATTAGTCCTTCAAGTCCACCCAACCGCTTCAATGCTTCTCCTT CAGAAATTAATTCATGGGGTGGTTCATCGTACCTCTCTTCCTTAGCCCTTCTAATGACGATGTTTATGCTGCAAATAACTTGGATTTTACTTCATTAG
- the LOC111797588 gene encoding ethylene-responsive transcription factor ERF014-like, translating to MVKKAENTAAGSSPALPPSKKKYKGVRMRSWGSWVSEIRAPNQKTRIWLGSYSTAEAAARAYDAALLCLKGASAFASLNFPDVANSVPVSDYCHFRRLHHHIDSSDDIMSPKSIQRVAAAAANGFPENVSAVVTPLSSTVSSPSDQVDDDVSVIFENPTAEMESWCHYFDALQSPKYVTEMITGDWLDFDSMPEGEIDGFYEEECDISLWSFC from the coding sequence ATGGTGAAGAAGGCTGAGAACACGGCGGCGGGATCCTCTCCGGCGTTACCGCCGTCGAAGAAAAAGTACAAGGGTGTCAGAATGCGAAGCTGGGGCTCATGGGTTTCCGAAATTCGAGCGCCAAATCAAAAGACAAGAATTTGGTTAGGGTCTTATTCGACGGCGGAAGCCGCGGCGCGTGCATACGACGCGGCACTTTTATGTCTCAAAGGCGCGTCCGCCTTCGCCAGTCTTAACTTCCCGGACGTTGCTAACTCCGTTCCCGTTTCCGATTACTGTCACTTCCGTCGTTTACATCATCACATTGATTCCTCCGATGATATTATGTCTCCTAAATCCATCCAACGTGTAGCGGCTGCTGCCGCTAATGGCTTCCCGGAAAATGTCTCTGCCGTTGTTACTCCATTATCCTCCACCGTTTCGTCACCTTCCGATCAAGTGGATGATGACGTGTCGGTTATATTTGAGAATCCGACGGCGGAGATGGAATCTTGGTGCCATTATTTTGACGCGCTTCAGTCGCCGAAGTACGTTACCGAAATGATCACCGGAGATTGGTTGGATTTCGATTCAATGCCGGAGGGTGAAATTGACGGTTTTTACGAAGAGGAATGCGACATCAGCTTGTGGAGCTTCtgctga
- the LOC111797731 gene encoding junctophilin-4-like codes for MDGSKSQLKLTRTQSSLLRSSPTFRTSVHSLSSVTEEDLIAIHQEDDDEEKQRPKKPRRSSSSSRAGLNRFANRVLAMALLVCFTFFSLLIAFFFLKKDGPLPSACLLALIFVAITLVFVSKNKGLILHVLSFIKHSWQENAKRFCFSRTDSTPIQWYIGDSNGAEDDNQNQRKISREGVEFYSNGDFYEGEFHNGTCNGSGVYNYFLSGRYEGDWVDGRYDGHGVETWAKGSRYRGQYRQGLRHGFGVYKFFTGDYYAGEWCNGQSHGVGLQTCADGSCYVGQFHRGVKHGLGSYYFRNGDRYAGEYFGDKVHGFGIYHFANGHCYEGSWHEGQRQGYGTYTFRNSEAKCGGWDSGSLKQPLSPLSEAVVEAVQASRKAARNAVNLPRLDEQVNKAVVAANRSATAARVAAIKAVQNRMDGKFCDSDV; via the exons ATGGATGGTTCGAAAAGTCAGTTGAAGCTTACAAGGACTCAGTCGTCGTTACTTCGTTCGTCGCCCACTTTCCGAACGTCTGTTCATAGTTTATCGTCCGTCACCGAGGAGGATCTCATCGCCATCCATCAagaggatgatgatgaagagaaGCAGAGGCCTAAGAAGCCTCGTAGGTCCAGTTCGTCATCGAGAGCCGGATTGAACCGATTTGCGAACCGTGTTCTTGCTATGGCTTTGCTTGTTTGCTTTACCTTCTTCTCTTTGCTCATTGCGTTTTTCTTTCTGAAGAAGGATGGGCCACTCCCGTCGGCTTGCTTGTTGGCTCTGATTTTTGTTGCTATTACGCTTGTGTTTGTAAGCAAGAATAAGGGGTTAATTTTACATGTTCTTTCGTTTATCAAGCATTCTTGGCAAGAAAATGCCAAGAGATTCTGTTTCTCCAGGACGGATTCGACTCCGATTCAGTGGTACATTGGTGATTCGAACGGAGCCGAAGACGACAACCAAAATCAGAGAAAAATTAGCAGAGAGGGGGTAGAGTTCTATAGCAATGGTGATTTCTACGAGGGAGAGTTTCACAACGGGACTTGTAATGGAAGTGGGGTTTATAACTATTTCCTAAGTGGGAGATACGAGGGAGATTGGGTCGATGGGAGGTACGATGGCCATGGGGTTGAGACCTGGGCGAAGGGGAGTCGTTACAGGGGTCAGTATCGACAGGGTCTTAGACATGGATTTGGAGTCTATAAGTTCTTCACGGGGGATTACTATGCCGGTGAGTGGTGTAATGGCCAAAGCCATGGCGTTGGGCTTCAGACTTGTGCTGATGGTAGCTGCTATGTTGGCCAGTTCCACCGCGGCGTTAAGCATGGTCTTGGATCTTACTATTTCAG AAATGGAGATAGATACGCTGGAGAGTACTTTGGGGACAAAGTTCATGGTTTCGGAATCTACCATTTCGCAAATGGCCATTGTTACGAAGGATCATGGCATGAAGGCCAAAGGCAAGGATATGGCACGTATACCTTCCGAAACAGCGAAGCCAAATGCGGTGGATGGGATTCTGGTAGCCTCAAGCAGCCTCTCTCGCCGCTGAGCGAGGCCGTTGTTGAAGCTGTTCAG GCATCTAGAAAGGCAGCAAGGAATGCTGTTAACCTTCCCCGGTTGGATGAACAAGTGAATAAAGCTGTGGTTGCTGCTAATAGATCGGCCACCGCGGCCCGAGTCGCAGCCATCAAAGCCGTTCAAAATCGAATGGACGGTAAGTTCTGCGATTCGGATGTGTAA